From Micromonospora nigra, one genomic window encodes:
- a CDS encoding DivIVA domain-containing protein, whose product MPQQQSSPLAFFDNANSQPDFTVGLRGYNTGQVDDFIGRLNAALSQATKDRADAEQALNDAQRRLRQSEQRLSALEQKLSDTSKQLEENSRPTLSGLGTRVEQILRLAEEQANDHRNEAKRESEGILSAARLEAREITDKARAEAAAMKATAEREAGSVRTASEREAAEVRVQARREADTLRADAERETKQLRTVTAHEVAELKSTVEREVATLRATAEREITQQRAKAAREAEEKRAEATKLLTDARDKRDKDLQALELQLAERREKAEREESERHAAQVAQTQKLVNEAEQRARAAQERAKEIEQRAEARRVESERTATETVEKAKALADKTLGEARAEAQRLLTEARTEAELTTQAARREVEDLTRQKDAVTSQLGQMLSGLAGIVPGVPPAAAAAKPEAKKADGADEKVNADASN is encoded by the coding sequence ATGCCCCAGCAGCAGTCCTCCCCTCTCGCGTTCTTCGATAACGCGAACTCGCAGCCCGACTTCACCGTTGGCCTGCGCGGATACAACACCGGTCAGGTCGACGACTTCATCGGTCGGCTGAACGCCGCGCTCTCCCAGGCCACCAAGGACCGCGCCGACGCCGAGCAGGCGCTCAACGACGCCCAACGCCGGCTCCGGCAGTCCGAGCAGCGACTGTCCGCTCTGGAGCAGAAGCTCTCCGACACCAGCAAGCAGCTCGAGGAGAACAGCCGGCCCACCCTCTCCGGCCTGGGCACCCGGGTCGAGCAGATCCTCCGGCTGGCCGAGGAGCAGGCCAACGACCACCGCAACGAGGCCAAGCGCGAGTCGGAGGGCATCCTCTCCGCCGCCCGCCTCGAGGCGCGGGAGATCACCGACAAGGCGCGCGCCGAGGCCGCGGCCATGAAGGCCACCGCCGAGCGCGAGGCCGGCTCCGTGCGTACCGCGTCGGAGCGGGAGGCCGCCGAGGTTCGCGTCCAGGCGCGTCGCGAGGCCGACACCCTGCGCGCGGACGCCGAGCGCGAGACGAAGCAGCTTCGCACGGTCACCGCGCACGAGGTGGCCGAGCTGAAGAGCACCGTGGAGCGGGAGGTCGCCACCCTGCGCGCCACCGCCGAGCGGGAGATCACCCAGCAGCGGGCGAAGGCCGCGCGGGAGGCCGAGGAGAAGCGCGCCGAGGCGACCAAGCTGCTCACCGACGCCCGCGACAAGCGGGACAAGGACCTCCAGGCTCTCGAGCTCCAGCTCGCCGAGCGCCGGGAGAAGGCCGAGCGCGAGGAGTCGGAGCGGCACGCCGCCCAGGTGGCGCAGACCCAGAAGCTGGTCAACGAGGCCGAGCAGCGGGCCCGGGCCGCGCAGGAGCGGGCCAAGGAGATCGAGCAGCGCGCCGAGGCCCGCCGGGTCGAGTCGGAGCGCACGGCGACCGAGACGGTCGAGAAGGCCAAGGCGCTGGCCGACAAGACCCTCGGCGAGGCGCGTGCCGAGGCGCAGCGCCTGCTCACCGAGGCCCGCACCGAGGCCGAGCTGACCACCCAGGCGGCCCGCCGCGAGGTCGAGGACCTCACCCGGCAGAAGGACGCCGTCACCTCCCAGCTCGGGCAGATGCTCTCCGGCCTCGCCGGGATCGTGCCGGGGGTGCCCCCGGCCGCCGCGGCGGCCAAGCCGGAGGCGAAGAAGGCCGACGGTGCCGACGAGAAGGTGAACGCCGACGCGTCCAACTGA